TCTTTTAATTCCTGCATAAATCCCTCGCAAAACACCTTTTTTCGCAATGCCCTCAATCCAATATTCTGAGCACGAAGGCTCATAGCGACATGCAGGCCCTAAAAACAACGAAAAATAACTCTGATAAATTCTAATCAAAAAAATAAGAAGGGTTTTCATTGATTGTTTAATGCTCTATTTTGATTGATCGT
This sequence is a window from Chlamydiota bacterium. Protein-coding genes within it:
- the yidD gene encoding membrane protein insertion efficiency factor YidD, with translation MKTLLIFLIRIYQSYFSLFLGPACRYEPSCSEYWIEGIAKKGVLRGIYAGIKRILRCHPFHCGGYDPVK